One window of Verrucomicrobiota bacterium genomic DNA carries:
- the rfbF gene encoding glucose-1-phosphate cytidylyltransferase — MKVVILCGGKGTRLREETEFRPKPMVPVGRFPMVWHIMKYYASFGHKEFILCLGYKGEMIKEYFRNYLWNTCDVTLSLGKESAIQYHDNHNEEDWTVTLADTGEEAMTGYRVKKIQRYIPEGERFMLTYGDGLSNINLNALVESHIQSRKTCTISAVHPTGRFGSLDILSNGIVKSFHEKPHMESFYVNGGFMVCNYNIFTYLKEDQSVMLERQPIADMLKDTELNSYSHEGFWQPMDTYQEAQYLNKLWDENSAPWKKW; from the coding sequence ATGAAAGTAGTCATTCTTTGTGGAGGTAAGGGAACCCGTCTCAGGGAGGAAACCGAGTTCCGTCCTAAACCAATGGTTCCGGTCGGGAGATTCCCCATGGTGTGGCACATCATGAAATATTATGCTTCCTTTGGACATAAGGAGTTTATTCTCTGTCTGGGTTATAAAGGTGAAATGATTAAGGAGTATTTCCGGAATTATCTCTGGAATACCTGCGATGTCACTTTGTCTCTTGGTAAAGAGTCTGCTATTCAATACCACGATAACCATAATGAAGAAGATTGGACTGTGACCCTTGCTGATACCGGAGAAGAAGCAATGACAGGTTATCGTGTCAAAAAAATCCAACGATATATACCTGAAGGAGAGAGATTCATGCTTACTTACGGTGATGGGTTATCGAATATTAACCTTAACGCATTGGTAGAATCCCATATTCAATCACGTAAAACATGCACCATTTCCGCCGTTCATCCCACCGGACGTTTTGGTTCTTTGGATATTTTATCTAATGGTATTGTGAAATCTTTCCATGAAAAACCTCACATGGAGTCGTTTTATGTAAATGGAGGTTTCATGGTTTGTAATTATAATATTTTTACATACCTCAAAGAGGATCAGTCTGTGATGCTTGAGAGACAACCAATTGCGGATATGCTAAAAGATACCGAGTTAAACTCCTATTCTCATGAAGGATTTTGGCAGCCCATGGACACTTATCAGGAAGCCCAATATTTGAATAAATTATGGGATGAAAATTCAGCACCCTGGAAAAAATGGTAA